One uncultured Pseudodesulfovibrio sp. genomic window carries:
- a CDS encoding LuxR C-terminal-related transcriptional regulator, whose protein sequence is MKNRSGEQRHHWDLLLSMEQEEDYFLARWSVRMEQAGYLEHTTAKRADCLQALDDFLAPMLLHRDMGLSNPDFAWLIRHEGEWGRVQIESARRHRMRGITADMYLGCFKTFIHSLVDVLEKMEGSFESKVLARRHLKLYGDALEVLFVRDWTRILPDLAARKLDEANRLLTLEKCRYENILDASSELVLVVGGDGRVTKANRAVLAVLDRADVIGVPVWDVLSVEGQSLEDLLKYYPVGMSCELSPFDEAVVYRMQINSIGSVSMASDEYMIMLTNITAQAVQRDTLERVVSERTEALRREKEQLEEMNITLRNVLQSIDREREQLLGEVTAKVNNLVLPALERIENEDDAAIRRGYLTVAKDQLARLAPGSGGSDPLLLKLTHMETRVAQFIQAGHPSKEIAESLNISVETVQTHRKNIRRKLGLHGKSVSLYAHLKTLGLTA, encoded by the coding sequence ATGAAGAACCGTTCCGGCGAACAGCGGCACCATTGGGACCTGCTCCTTTCCATGGAGCAGGAGGAGGACTATTTCCTCGCGCGGTGGTCCGTGCGCATGGAGCAGGCGGGTTATCTGGAGCACACCACGGCCAAGCGGGCCGACTGCCTCCAGGCGCTTGATGATTTTCTCGCGCCCATGCTTCTGCACCGGGACATGGGGCTGTCCAACCCGGACTTTGCCTGGCTCATTCGCCATGAGGGCGAGTGGGGCCGGGTACAGATCGAGTCCGCCCGACGGCACCGCATGCGCGGCATCACCGCCGACATGTACCTCGGTTGTTTCAAGACCTTCATCCACAGTCTCGTGGACGTGCTGGAAAAGATGGAAGGTTCGTTCGAGAGCAAGGTCCTTGCGCGGCGTCACCTCAAACTCTACGGCGATGCCCTGGAGGTCCTGTTCGTGCGCGACTGGACCCGCATCCTGCCGGATCTGGCCGCCCGGAAACTCGATGAGGCAAACCGGCTGCTGACGCTGGAAAAGTGCCGCTACGAGAATATCCTGGACGCCTCGTCCGAACTCGTCCTGGTGGTCGGCGGCGATGGCCGGGTAACCAAGGCCAACCGAGCGGTTCTGGCCGTGCTGGACAGGGCGGACGTCATCGGCGTGCCGGTCTGGGACGTCCTGTCCGTGGAAGGCCAGTCTCTGGAGGACCTCCTCAAGTATTATCCGGTGGGCATGTCCTGCGAATTGAGCCCCTTTGACGAGGCCGTGGTCTACCGCATGCAGATCAACTCCATCGGCAGCGTGTCCATGGCCAGCGACGAATACATGATCATGCTGACCAACATTACGGCCCAGGCCGTGCAGCGCGATACCCTGGAGCGGGTGGTGTCCGAGCGGACCGAAGCCCTGCGTCGGGAAAAAGAGCAGCTTGAGGAGATGAACATCACCCTGCGCAACGTGCTGCAATCCATCGATCGTGAGCGGGAGCAGCTGTTGGGCGAGGTCACGGCCAAGGTCAACAATCTCGTCCTGCCCGCCCTGGAACGGATCGAGAACGAGGACGACGCGGCCATCCGTCGGGGCTACCTGACCGTGGCCAAGGACCAATTGGCCCGGCTCGCGCCCGGCAGCGGCGGCTCGGACCCCCTGCTGCTTAAGCTGACCCACATGGAAACCCGCGTTGCCCAGTTCATCCAGGCCGGGCATCCGTCCAAGGAGATCGCGGAATCCTTGAATATTTCAGTGGAAACGGTTCAGACCCACCGCAAGAACATCCGGCGCAAGCTCGGTCTGCACGGCAAGAGCGTCAGCCTGTACGCCCACCTCAAGACACTGGGGCTGACCGCCTGA
- a CDS encoding efflux RND transporter permease subunit — MNPSAIFVRRPVMTSLVMIAILVFGVMAYLRLPVSDLPSVDFPTIEVSAQLSGANPETMASSVATPLEKQFSTIAGLDSMTSISSLGSTRITLQFDLERNIDDAALDVQSAITTALRRLPDDMTSTPSFRKVNPADSPILYLSLSSPTMRLSDVNEFAENFMAQRISMVNGVAQVMVYGSQKYAVRIQLSPEKLSAMELGVDEVAEAVRKGNVNLPVGTVSGPVREYIVRSSGKLMNAEDYKPLVVAWRQGAPVRLSDVAHVFDSVEQTRRRNWYNGQPGMVLAIQRQPGTNTVDVVQAVRALLPSFQAQLPAAIDLNVLYDRSESIKESIEDVQFTLLLTVALVITVIFLFLRRLSATIIPSLALPMSVIGTFAVMYLYGFSLNNISLMALTLSVGFVVDDAIVMLENIVRHGEMGKSTMEAVMDGSREIAFTIVSMTISLAAVFLPVLFMGGIVGRLFHEFAVTICASILISGLVSLTLTPMLCSLIIKPHSGEQRHGKLFNLFESGFNGLRDIYAHTLDWTIRHHRLTMVASILVLVLTVVLFRAIPKGFLPTEDAGRLIVRTEAEQGVSFDIMKQRQQALMAILTKDPAVENYMSVVGGGGPNRGGNSGRLMVDLKPRSERGPIDTVQQRLRAKLSQVPGIRAYVSNPPAIRIGGRSSKGQYQYTLQSPETDLLFKAAADMEKRMQELPGIQDISSDMEFDNPELDIDIDRDKASALGISAYQIEDALSTSFGNRKISSIYAPTDTYDVIMELAPEYQSNPDALSMLSVRSQNGKLVRLETLAKWGLGVGPLSVNHSGQLPSATISFNLEPGESLGSAVDAVSKLAAEVVPASVSTSFQGEAQAFQDSMRGLWVLLVMAILVIYLVLGVLYESFVHPLTILSGLPSAGVGALLTLMLFGLDLNIYGFVGIIMLIGIVKKNAIMMIDFAVEAQRVHGQGAAAAIREGALIRFRPIMMTTMAALMGTLPIALGLGAGAEARRPLGLAVVGGLLVSQLLTLYFTPVYYMYLDAAQQRLNRLFGRSGKRASSD, encoded by the coding sequence ATGAACCCGTCCGCCATCTTCGTCCGCCGCCCGGTCATGACCTCTCTGGTCATGATCGCCATCCTGGTTTTCGGCGTCATGGCCTACCTGCGCCTGCCGGTCAGCGATCTGCCCAGCGTGGACTTTCCGACCATCGAGGTCTCGGCCCAGCTCTCCGGGGCCAACCCCGAGACAATGGCCTCGTCCGTAGCCACGCCGCTGGAGAAGCAGTTCTCGACCATCGCGGGCCTGGACTCCATGACCTCCATCTCCAGCCTGGGCAGTACGCGCATCACGCTGCAGTTCGATCTGGAGCGGAACATCGACGATGCGGCCCTGGACGTGCAATCGGCCATCACCACCGCCCTGCGTCGGTTGCCCGACGACATGACCTCCACGCCGAGCTTCCGCAAGGTCAACCCCGCGGACTCGCCCATTCTCTATCTTTCGCTCTCCTCGCCGACCATGCGGCTGTCCGACGTCAACGAGTTCGCCGAAAACTTCATGGCCCAGCGCATCTCCATGGTCAACGGCGTGGCCCAGGTCATGGTCTACGGCTCCCAGAAATACGCGGTGCGCATCCAGCTCTCGCCCGAGAAGCTCTCGGCCATGGAGCTGGGCGTGGACGAGGTGGCCGAGGCCGTACGCAAGGGCAACGTCAACCTGCCCGTGGGCACCGTGTCCGGGCCGGTGCGCGAATACATCGTCCGGTCCAGCGGCAAGCTGATGAACGCCGAGGACTACAAGCCCCTGGTGGTGGCCTGGCGCCAGGGCGCGCCCGTTCGCCTGTCCGACGTGGCCCACGTCTTCGACTCCGTGGAGCAGACCAGAAGGCGCAACTGGTACAACGGCCAGCCCGGCATGGTCCTGGCCATCCAGCGCCAGCCCGGCACCAACACCGTGGACGTGGTTCAGGCCGTGCGCGCCCTGCTGCCCTCGTTCCAGGCCCAGCTGCCCGCGGCCATCGACCTCAACGTGCTCTACGACCGCTCCGAGTCCATCAAGGAGTCCATCGAGGACGTCCAGTTCACCCTGCTGCTCACCGTGGCTCTGGTCATCACGGTCATCTTTCTCTTCCTGCGCAGGCTTTCGGCCACGATCATCCCGAGCCTGGCCCTGCCCATGTCGGTCATCGGCACCTTCGCGGTCATGTACCTCTACGGATTTTCCCTGAACAACATCTCGCTCATGGCCCTGACCCTGTCCGTGGGCTTCGTGGTGGACGACGCCATCGTCATGCTCGAAAACATCGTCCGCCACGGAGAAATGGGCAAGTCAACCATGGAAGCGGTCATGGACGGCTCGCGGGAGATCGCGTTCACCATCGTGTCCATGACCATCTCGCTGGCCGCCGTGTTCCTGCCGGTGCTCTTCATGGGCGGCATCGTGGGCCGCCTGTTCCACGAGTTCGCGGTGACCATCTGCGCGTCCATCCTCATTTCCGGGCTTGTCTCCCTGACGCTCACCCCCATGCTGTGCAGCCTGATCATCAAGCCGCACTCGGGCGAGCAGCGTCACGGCAAGCTCTTCAATCTGTTCGAGAGCGGCTTCAACGGGCTGCGCGACATCTATGCCCACACCCTGGACTGGACCATCCGGCACCACCGCCTGACCATGGTCGCCTCCATCCTTGTTCTGGTCCTGACCGTGGTCCTGTTCCGGGCCATCCCCAAGGGATTCCTGCCCACCGAGGACGCCGGGCGGCTGATCGTCCGCACCGAGGCCGAACAGGGCGTGTCCTTCGACATCATGAAGCAGCGCCAGCAGGCGCTCATGGCCATCCTGACCAAGGACCCGGCCGTGGAGAACTACATGTCCGTGGTCGGCGGGGGCGGTCCCAACCGGGGCGGCAACTCCGGGCGGCTGATGGTCGACCTCAAGCCGAGGAGCGAGCGCGGCCCCATCGACACCGTGCAGCAGCGGCTGCGGGCCAAGCTCTCGCAGGTGCCGGGCATCCGGGCCTACGTGTCCAACCCTCCGGCCATCCGCATCGGCGGGCGCAGCTCCAAGGGCCAGTATCAGTACACCCTGCAAAGCCCGGAGACCGACCTGCTTTTCAAGGCCGCGGCGGACATGGAAAAACGCATGCAGGAGCTGCCCGGCATCCAGGACATCTCCTCGGACATGGAATTCGACAACCCCGAGCTGGACATCGACATCGACCGCGACAAGGCCTCGGCGCTGGGCATCTCGGCCTATCAGATCGAGGACGCGCTCTCGACCTCCTTCGGCAACCGCAAGATTTCCTCCATCTACGCGCCCACCGACACATACGACGTGATCATGGAGCTGGCCCCGGAGTACCAGTCCAACCCGGACGCCCTGTCCATGCTCTCGGTGCGCTCCCAGAACGGCAAGCTCGTCCGCCTGGAGACCCTGGCCAAATGGGGTTTGGGCGTTGGGCCGCTGTCCGTCAACCACTCTGGGCAGCTGCCGTCCGCGACCATCTCCTTCAACCTGGAGCCGGGAGAGTCGCTGGGCTCGGCCGTGGACGCGGTTTCAAAACTTGCCGCCGAAGTGGTCCCCGCGTCCGTGTCCACCAGCTTCCAGGGCGAGGCCCAGGCGTTCCAGGATTCCATGCGCGGGCTGTGGGTCCTGCTGGTCATGGCCATCCTGGTCATCTATCTGGTGCTGGGCGTGCTCTATGAATCCTTTGTCCACCCGCTGACCATCCTGTCCGGTCTGCCCTCGGCGGGAGTGGGCGCGCTGCTCACCCTGATGCTCTTCGGGCTCGACCTGAACATCTACGGCTTCGTGGGCATCATCATGCTCATCGGCATCGTCAAGAAGAACGCGATCATGATGATCGACTTCGCGGTGGAGGCCCAGCGTGTGCACGGCCAGGGCGCGGCTGCGGCCATCCGTGAAGGTGCGCTCATCCGCTTCAGGCCGATCATGATGACCACCATGGCCGCGCTCATGGGCACCCTGCCCATCGCGCTCGGTCTGGGTGCCGGAGCCGAGGCGCGGCGTCCGCTCGGTCTGGCCGTGGTCGGGGGGCTGCTGGTTTCCCAGCTCCTGACCCTGTATTTCACCCCGGTCTATTACATGTATCTGGACGCGGCCCAGCAGCGGCTCAACCGGCTTTTCGGCCGAAGCGGAAAGCGGGCCTCTTCCGACTGA
- a CDS encoding efflux RND transporter periplasmic adaptor subunit → MPRSHFPDHQGNQPRHRVLGPLAVGLLCLLLTCLLAACGGDDKKVRRERVAPVTAVAVVREDVPVTLSAVGNVSPLASVEIKSRVGGIIEKQLVQNGQDVEAGDLLFQVDSRSFDLAVKEAQARLDRDRAHLNKAKEDLRRYSKLRDLNVVAQEQYDNTFAEATSLENTIRLNEAALEKARLDRDYAAIRAPISGRVGIVRVNVGNVIKANDDRTLCVINQIRPINVSFTLPERYLGEIMERRRQGPMRVSITPSGTSSTPVEADLAAVDNAVDTTTGTIRLLASYPNDDTRFWPGQFARVELTLRTLKGALLLPTGAVLQGMEGPYVYVIKTAEGDPASGTVEARQVTASHIVGRRTVIQSGIEPGELVVLDGQVGLSPGARVSIKNGKGDATGQGKGPVKDKK, encoded by the coding sequence GTGCCTCGCTCGCATTTCCCCGACCACCAAGGAAACCAGCCCCGCCATCGGGTCCTCGGCCCACTGGCCGTCGGGCTCCTTTGCCTGCTCCTCACCTGTCTGCTCGCTGCCTGCGGGGGCGACGACAAGAAAGTCCGACGTGAACGGGTGGCCCCGGTGACGGCCGTGGCGGTCGTACGCGAAGACGTACCCGTGACCCTGTCCGCCGTGGGCAACGTCAGCCCGCTGGCCTCGGTGGAGATCAAATCCCGGGTGGGCGGCATCATCGAAAAACAGCTGGTCCAGAACGGCCAGGACGTGGAGGCGGGCGACCTGCTCTTCCAGGTGGACTCCCGGTCCTTCGACCTGGCCGTGAAAGAGGCCCAGGCCCGGCTGGACCGCGACCGCGCCCACCTCAACAAGGCCAAGGAAGACCTGCGCCGCTACTCCAAACTGCGCGATCTGAACGTGGTCGCCCAGGAGCAGTACGACAACACCTTTGCCGAAGCCACGTCCCTGGAGAACACCATCCGGCTCAACGAGGCGGCACTGGAAAAGGCCCGCCTGGACCGCGACTACGCGGCCATCCGCGCCCCCATCTCCGGCCGCGTGGGCATCGTCCGGGTCAACGTGGGCAACGTCATCAAGGCCAACGACGACCGCACCCTGTGCGTCATCAACCAGATCCGGCCGATCAATGTTTCCTTCACCCTGCCCGAGCGGTACCTGGGCGAGATCATGGAGCGCCGCAGGCAAGGTCCCATGCGCGTGTCCATCACCCCGTCCGGCACGAGCTCCACGCCGGTCGAGGCAGACCTGGCCGCCGTGGACAACGCCGTGGACACGACCACCGGCACCATCCGGCTTCTGGCCTCCTACCCCAACGATGACACCCGGTTCTGGCCCGGCCAGTTCGCCCGGGTGGAGCTGACCCTGCGCACGCTCAAGGGCGCCCTGCTCCTGCCCACCGGGGCCGTGCTTCAGGGCATGGAAGGACCTTACGTGTACGTGATCAAGACCGCCGAGGGCGACCCGGCTTCCGGCACCGTGGAGGCAAGACAGGTGACCGCCTCCCACATCGTGGGACGACGCACGGTCATTCAATCCGGGATTGAACCCGGCGAGCTGGTGGTTCTGGACGGCCAAGTGGGCCTGAGCCCCGGGGCCAGGGTATCCATCAAGAACGGTAAGGGTGACGCCACGGGCCAGGGCAAAGGCCCGGTCAAGGATAAGAAATAA